From a region of the Streptomyces tirandamycinicus genome:
- the rfbB gene encoding dTDP-glucose 4,6-dehydratase, which produces MNILVTGAAGFIGSHFVRTLLSGGYPGHEDDRVTVVDKLTYAGTRNNLPRHHPRLTFVHGDICDTTLLEKVFPGQEAVVHFAAESHVDRSVAGAEAFVRTNVLGTQALLEAALRHGTGVFVQVSTDETYGSIAEGRWTEDEPLLPNSPYAASKAAADLIARSYWRTHGLDVRVTRCANNYGPGQHPEKLVPLFVTRLLDGRPVPLYGDGSNLREWLHVDDHCRAVRLVLDGGRPGEVYNVGGGTHMTNREMTGRLLDLCGAGWDLVRRVEDRKGHDFRYAVDDSKIRRELGYAPRRSLEDGLRETVEWYAAHRGHWDAREEDSEAGY; this is translated from the coding sequence GTGAACATCCTGGTGACCGGTGCGGCCGGCTTCATCGGCTCGCACTTCGTCAGAACGCTGCTGAGCGGCGGGTACCCCGGGCACGAGGACGACCGGGTGACCGTCGTGGACAAGCTCACCTACGCCGGGACGCGGAACAACCTGCCCCGGCACCACCCCCGGCTGACGTTCGTGCACGGCGACATCTGCGACACCACGCTGCTGGAGAAGGTGTTCCCGGGCCAAGAGGCGGTGGTGCACTTCGCGGCGGAGTCGCACGTGGACCGGTCGGTGGCGGGTGCCGAGGCCTTCGTCCGCACGAACGTGCTGGGCACGCAGGCCCTGCTCGAGGCGGCGCTGCGGCACGGGACCGGCGTCTTCGTCCAGGTCTCCACCGACGAGACGTACGGCTCGATCGCCGAGGGGCGCTGGACGGAGGACGAGCCGCTGCTGCCCAACTCGCCGTACGCGGCGTCGAAGGCGGCGGCCGACCTCATCGCCCGGTCGTACTGGCGCACCCACGGCCTGGACGTCCGCGTCACCCGGTGCGCCAACAACTACGGGCCCGGCCAGCATCCCGAGAAGCTGGTCCCGCTGTTCGTCACCCGGCTCCTGGACGGGCGGCCGGTCCCGCTGTACGGGGACGGCTCGAACCTGCGGGAGTGGCTGCACGTGGACGACCACTGCCGGGCGGTGCGGCTGGTGCTGGACGGGGGCCGGCCGGGAGAGGTCTACAACGTCGGCGGCGGCACCCATATGACCAACAGGGAGATGACCGGCCGCCTCCTCGACCTGTGCGGAGCCGGCTGGGACCTCGTGCGGCGGGTGGAGGACCGCAAGGGGCACGACTTCCGGTACGCCGTGGACGACTCGAAGATCCGCCGCGAGCTGGGGTACGCGCCACGCCGTTCACTGGAGGACGGGCTGCGCGAGACGGTCGAGTGGTACGCCGCGCACCGCGGTCACTGGGACGCCCGGGAGGAGGACTCCGAAGCGGGTTACTAA
- a CDS encoding activator-dependent family glycosyltransferase: MRVLLTAFAQDAHLNGLVPLAWALRTAGHEVRVASQPDAVTSITRAGLTAVPVGGNHRMDAVIPTVGPGMLMHHMDRDYLENRPERLSLDYLRASNAILTATFYGQINNDSMIDALVDYARFWQPDLVLWEPFTFAGAVAAKATGAAHARLLAFPDLFAHTHLTLRRRQAELPGELRDDPLEEWLAYTLDRHGAAFDPDVVTGQWSVDQMPPGVRMELGLPRVPTRYVPYNGPGPAVVPDWLRRPPERRRVCLTLGLTIRDTEFPNAVDVNDVFASLADLDVEVVATLSEKELAQVSRVPDNARVVDHVALLALLPTCSAIVHHGGAGTWATAAAYGVPQVALGWMWDAIYRARRLEELGAGLHLHSEGLTVGVLRDKLVRILDDPSFAEGARRLRLAMLSSPSPNEVVPTLEKLTARHRSVAAAR, encoded by the coding sequence GTGCGTGTACTGCTGACGGCCTTCGCACAGGACGCCCATCTCAACGGCCTCGTGCCGCTCGCCTGGGCGCTGCGGACCGCCGGGCACGAGGTCCGGGTGGCCAGCCAGCCGGACGCGGTGACGAGCATCACCCGGGCCGGTCTGACGGCGGTGCCGGTGGGCGGGAACCACCGGATGGACGCCGTCATCCCCACCGTCGGTCCCGGGATGCTGATGCACCACATGGACCGCGACTACCTGGAGAACCGTCCGGAGCGGCTGAGCCTGGACTACCTGCGGGCGTCGAACGCGATCCTCACCGCGACCTTCTACGGGCAGATCAACAACGACTCGATGATCGACGCGCTCGTCGACTACGCCCGCTTCTGGCAGCCGGATCTGGTGCTCTGGGAGCCCTTCACCTTCGCCGGCGCCGTCGCCGCCAAGGCGACCGGGGCCGCCCACGCCCGGCTCCTGGCGTTCCCCGACCTGTTCGCGCACACCCATCTGACGTTGCGCCGGCGGCAGGCGGAACTGCCCGGGGAACTGCGCGACGACCCGCTGGAGGAGTGGCTGGCGTACACGCTCGACCGGCACGGGGCCGCCTTCGACCCGGACGTGGTCACCGGGCAGTGGTCGGTCGACCAGATGCCGCCCGGGGTGCGGATGGAGCTGGGTCTGCCGAGGGTGCCCACGCGCTATGTGCCGTACAACGGGCCAGGCCCGGCCGTCGTGCCCGACTGGCTGCGCCGGCCGCCGGAGCGGCGCCGGGTCTGCCTCACCCTCGGACTCACCATCCGCGACACGGAGTTCCCCAACGCCGTGGACGTGAACGACGTCTTCGCCTCGCTGGCGGACCTGGACGTCGAGGTGGTGGCGACGCTGAGCGAGAAGGAACTGGCCCAGGTGTCGCGGGTGCCGGACAACGCGCGGGTCGTCGACCACGTGGCGCTGCTGGCCCTGCTGCCCACCTGCTCGGCGATCGTGCACCACGGCGGCGCGGGCACCTGGGCGACCGCCGCCGCCTACGGCGTGCCGCAGGTGGCGCTGGGCTGGATGTGGGACGCGATCTACCGGGCCCGACGGCTGGAGGAGCTGGGTGCGGGCCTGCACCTGCATTCCGAGGGACTGACCGTCGGCGTCCTGCGCGACAAGCTGGTGCGGATCCTCGACGACCCCTCGTTCGCGGAGGGGGCGCGGCGGCTGCGCCTGGCCATGCTGTCGTCGCCGAGCCCCAACGAGGTCGTGCCCACCCTGGAGAAGCTGACGGCACGTCACCGCTCGGTGGCGGCGGCCCGCTGA
- a CDS encoding cytochrome P450 family protein, with protein MLTEQTNSELGRHLLTIRGVQFIFGAQGDPFAMILRAGDGDPLGHGARAREQGLHESSAGAWVTADREVGARILGDVRFSPRHAGEGPQSHPGVDVWDNPLLCHVVPLDDVHLNRDPAAYRALGEAAAPLLSAGALDARLPEIEAAYREAAAPAGERFDLYRDFAVPAALRVVADLLGLPDGTRERLPGLHAGLAAALDAGHCPQQLGTVRALFTAVAELSAELDALVGEGRATGLAALTGVPPGDAAAIGALAVVVGVEVTATAVCNAVQVLLGQPGVWERIGQEPARAGAAVREALRLAPPLRFESRIAREQVELDGTTIEEGRRVVVLVDAANRDPGAFAGPDVFDAGRADADRSLTLLGGPAAPVTEALVRVQAEAAVRVLASLRPGLRTEADVLRRMRSAVLGGILRFPVA; from the coding sequence ATGCTGACTGAGCAGACCAACAGCGAGTTGGGTCGGCATCTGCTGACCATCCGAGGCGTCCAGTTCATCTTCGGCGCCCAGGGCGACCCCTTCGCCATGATCCTGCGCGCCGGTGACGGCGACCCGCTCGGCCACGGCGCGCGCGCCCGCGAGCAGGGCCTGCACGAGAGCAGCGCCGGGGCCTGGGTCACCGCGGACCGCGAGGTCGGCGCCCGGATACTCGGCGACGTGCGGTTCTCCCCCCGCCACGCCGGGGAGGGACCGCAGTCCCACCCGGGTGTCGACGTCTGGGACAACCCTCTGCTGTGCCATGTCGTCCCCCTCGACGACGTCCACCTCAACCGGGACCCGGCCGCGTACCGCGCGCTGGGCGAGGCCGCGGCGCCCCTGCTCTCGGCCGGGGCTCTCGACGCGCGGCTGCCGGAGATCGAGGCGGCCTACCGGGAGGCGGCGGCCCCGGCCGGCGAACGGTTCGACCTGTACCGGGACTTCGCCGTCCCCGCCGCCCTGCGCGTGGTGGCCGACCTGCTCGGGCTGCCGGACGGGACCAGGGAACGCCTGCCCGGACTGCACGCGGGCCTGGCCGCCGCCCTGGACGCCGGGCACTGCCCGCAGCAACTGGGCACCGTGCGGGCGCTGTTCACGGCCGTGGCGGAGCTGTCCGCCGAACTGGACGCACTGGTCGGCGAAGGCCGCGCCACCGGCCTCGCCGCGCTCACCGGTGTCCCGCCCGGGGACGCGGCCGCGATCGGGGCCCTCGCCGTCGTGGTGGGCGTAGAGGTCACCGCGACCGCGGTGTGCAACGCGGTGCAGGTGCTGCTGGGGCAGCCCGGAGTGTGGGAGCGGATCGGGCAGGAGCCCGCCCGGGCCGGGGCCGCGGTCCGCGAGGCCCTGCGGCTGGCTCCGCCGCTGCGGTTCGAGAGCCGTATCGCGCGCGAGCAGGTCGAGCTCGACGGCACGACGATCGAGGAGGGCCGGCGTGTGGTGGTGCTGGTCGACGCGGCCAACCGCGACCCGGGGGCCTTCGCCGGCCCGGACGTCTTCGACGCCGGCCGCGCCGACGCCGACCGGTCGCTCACCCTCCTGGGCGGTCCCGCGGCCCCGGTCACCGAGGCGCTGGTGCGCGTCCAGGCGGAAGCGGCGGTCCGCGTGCTGGCCTCGCTCCGCCCAGGTCTGCGCACCGAGGCCGATGTGCTGCGCCGCATGCGCTCGGCGGTGCTGGGCGGCATCCTCCGCTTCCCGGTCGCATGA
- a CDS encoding acyltransferase domain-containing protein: MNGAGPAAAGRNTGAARPVALLLPGQGSQHQRMAAGLLDTEPVFAGAMDEALTALGDPGGPAGHATGLREDWLGTPGTAVIDHVTRSQPLLFAVDYALARLVLSWGVRPVALLGHSIGEVAAAVLSGVFTLRDAAAMVHDRVTRLAQAPPGGMVAVAASRDEVAPFLTDGVAVGAVNALRQTVLAGLDAPLRAVTTALADAGFVLQHVPASTAFHSPALAAAMGGADERIAALPVGEPRIPVVSGYTARTLTPAEAKDPAFWSRQPVAPVLFWPALEALLAEGELVLVEAGPGQGLSQLARRHPAVRSGRSAVVPLLPARPGTGEQDVTAVRAAAETLRGLGAVPGTRAV, from the coding sequence ATGAACGGGGCAGGTCCGGCGGCGGCCGGGAGGAACACCGGCGCGGCCCGCCCGGTCGCCCTGCTGCTCCCCGGCCAGGGATCGCAGCACCAGCGCATGGCCGCGGGGCTGCTGGACACCGAGCCGGTCTTCGCCGGGGCGATGGACGAGGCCCTGACCGCCCTGGGGGATCCGGGCGGCCCGGCCGGGCACGCCACCGGCCTGCGCGAGGACTGGCTCGGGACGCCCGGCACCGCGGTGATCGACCACGTCACGCGCTCCCAGCCGCTGCTGTTCGCGGTGGACTACGCCCTCGCGCGGCTCGTGCTCAGCTGGGGAGTGCGCCCCGTCGCCCTGCTGGGGCACAGCATCGGCGAGGTGGCGGCCGCGGTCCTCTCCGGCGTGTTCACGCTGCGGGACGCCGCCGCCATGGTGCACGACCGCGTCACCCGGCTGGCTCAGGCGCCGCCCGGCGGGATGGTCGCCGTCGCCGCCTCCCGGGACGAGGTGGCGCCCTTCCTCACCGACGGCGTGGCCGTCGGCGCGGTCAACGCCCTGCGCCAGACGGTCCTCGCCGGACTCGACGCCCCGCTGCGCGCGGTCACCACGGCACTCGCGGACGCCGGGTTCGTGCTCCAGCACGTGCCGGCCTCCACGGCGTTCCACAGTCCGGCGCTGGCCGCGGCCATGGGCGGGGCGGACGAGCGGATCGCCGCCCTCCCGGTGGGCGAGCCCCGCATCCCCGTCGTGTCCGGGTACACGGCCCGGACGCTGACGCCCGCCGAGGCGAAGGACCCGGCCTTCTGGTCCCGCCAGCCGGTGGCGCCGGTCCTCTTCTGGCCCGCCCTGGAGGCGCTCCTCGCCGAGGGCGAACTCGTACTCGTCGAGGCCGGCCCGGGCCAGGGACTGTCCCAACTGGCCCGCCGGCACCCGGCCGTGCGGTCCGGCAGGTCGGCCGTCGTCCCCCTGCTGCCGGCCCGTCCGGGAACCGGGGAGCAGGACGTCACCGCCGTACGGGCAGCAGCCGAGACCCTGCGGGGGCTCGGCGCCGTGCCCGGCACGAGGGCCGTGTAG
- a CDS encoding ketoacyl-ACP synthase III family protein produces MNGGELYIGATGTWLPPVERVADAVADGRCDAAVARATRMESVRVSAGDPAPEMAARAARTALERAGAGPGDIDLVLHASFYYQGFDLWAPASYVQRTAVGNQCPALEVRQVSNGGMAALDLAWAYLAADPARAAALVTTGDRFCPPGFDRWRSDPGTVYGDGGTALVVSRRSGFARVRSIASVSAPDLEGMHRGDDPFGPAPFSHRDAVDLEAHKRDFLAGHGVAPTVARVAAAQEAVVKQALADAGLGLADIGRFVLPHLGHRRLHVAYFARFGIDPARSTWSWSRTVGHLGAGDPFAGLDHLVSGGELGPGDTCLLFGVGAGFSWSCAVVEILNTPSWGNR; encoded by the coding sequence GTGAACGGCGGCGAGCTGTACATCGGGGCGACCGGGACGTGGCTGCCTCCCGTCGAGCGGGTCGCGGACGCCGTCGCGGACGGCCGCTGCGACGCCGCCGTGGCCCGTGCCACCCGGATGGAGTCGGTGAGGGTCTCCGCCGGGGACCCGGCGCCGGAGATGGCGGCCCGGGCGGCCCGGACCGCGCTGGAGCGGGCCGGCGCCGGACCGGGCGACATCGACCTGGTGCTGCACGCCAGCTTCTACTACCAGGGCTTCGACCTGTGGGCCCCGGCCTCCTACGTCCAGCGGACCGCCGTCGGGAACCAGTGCCCCGCGCTGGAGGTCCGGCAGGTGTCCAACGGCGGCATGGCGGCACTCGACCTGGCCTGGGCCTACCTGGCCGCCGACCCGGCCCGGGCGGCGGCCCTGGTGACCACCGGCGACCGGTTCTGCCCGCCGGGGTTCGACCGGTGGCGCAGCGACCCGGGAACCGTCTACGGCGACGGGGGCACCGCCCTCGTGGTGTCGCGGCGCTCCGGTTTCGCCCGGGTCCGCAGCATCGCGTCCGTCTCCGCGCCCGACCTGGAGGGCATGCACCGCGGCGACGACCCGTTCGGGCCCGCCCCGTTCAGCCACCGGGACGCCGTCGATCTCGAGGCGCACAAGCGGGACTTCCTCGCCGGCCACGGCGTGGCCCCGACCGTCGCCCGGGTCGCCGCGGCCCAGGAGGCCGTCGTCAAACAGGCGCTCGCCGACGCCGGGCTCGGCCTCGCGGACATCGGCCGGTTCGTGCTGCCGCACCTCGGCCACCGCAGGCTCCATGTCGCCTACTTCGCCAGGTTCGGCATCGACCCCGCGCGCAGCACCTGGTCCTGGAGCCGGACGGTCGGGCACCTGGGCGCCGGAGACCCCTTCGCCGGACTGGACCACCTGGTGTCCGGCGGGGAGCTGGGACCCGGCGACACATGCCTGCTGTTCGGTGTCGGCGCCGGCTTCAGCTGGTCCTGCGCGGTGGTGGAGATCCTGAACACGCCTTCCTGGGGGAACCGATGA
- a CDS encoding ketosynthase chain-length factor gives MTPVVVTGIGVVAPTGIGLDAYWAATLRGEDAIRRVRAFDPSRYPTRLAGEVTGFEAAGHLPGRLIPQTDRMTQFALAAADWAVADAGIDLDSVPSLRRGVVTAGSSGGFGFGQRELQHLWGESPKKVSAYMSFAWFYAVNTGQISIRHGMNGPTGVLVGEQAGGLDALAQARRQIRAGAQLMLSGGMDCSLCPYGMAAQLAGGRLTTGAYRPFDDRASGHLPGEGGALLTLESAEGARARGRRHYGEIAGFGATFDPRPGSGRPPALRRAVEQALADAGAAPEEIAVVFADGAGVPDLDAAEADALTGVFGVRGVPVAVPKTATGRLYSGAGPLDVVTALLSLREGLAPPAVNVSRVPERYGLDLVVGRPRPLSGTAALVLARGHHGFNSAMVVRAPGPAGAVGVPAGGRAAA, from the coding sequence ATGACCCCCGTCGTGGTCACCGGCATCGGTGTCGTCGCGCCCACCGGCATCGGACTCGACGCCTACTGGGCGGCGACGCTGCGCGGCGAGGACGCCATCCGGCGCGTCCGCGCCTTCGACCCGAGCCGCTATCCGACCCGACTCGCCGGCGAGGTGACCGGGTTCGAGGCGGCCGGCCATCTGCCCGGCCGGCTGATCCCGCAGACCGACCGCATGACCCAGTTCGCCCTGGCCGCGGCCGACTGGGCGGTCGCCGACGCCGGGATCGACCTCGACTCGGTGCCGTCGCTGCGGCGGGGCGTCGTCACGGCCGGGTCCTCCGGCGGCTTCGGCTTCGGTCAGCGCGAGCTCCAGCACCTGTGGGGCGAGTCCCCCAAGAAGGTCAGCGCCTACATGTCCTTCGCCTGGTTCTACGCCGTCAACACCGGCCAGATCTCCATTCGGCACGGCATGAACGGGCCGACCGGCGTCCTCGTCGGCGAGCAGGCCGGCGGCCTGGACGCCCTCGCCCAGGCCCGGCGCCAGATCCGCGCGGGCGCGCAGCTGATGCTCTCCGGCGGCATGGACTGCTCGCTGTGCCCGTACGGCATGGCCGCCCAGCTGGCCGGCGGCCGGCTCACCACCGGGGCGTACCGGCCCTTCGACGACCGGGCCTCCGGCCATCTGCCCGGCGAGGGCGGCGCGCTGCTGACCCTGGAGAGCGCCGAGGGGGCCCGCGCGCGGGGGCGCCGGCACTACGGCGAGATCGCGGGGTTCGGCGCCACCTTCGACCCGCGCCCCGGATCCGGGCGGCCCCCGGCCCTGCGCCGGGCCGTCGAGCAGGCGCTCGCCGACGCCGGGGCGGCCCCGGAGGAGATCGCGGTCGTGTTCGCCGACGGTGCGGGGGTGCCCGACCTCGACGCGGCCGAAGCCGACGCGCTGACCGGGGTCTTCGGCGTGCGGGGAGTCCCGGTCGCCGTGCCCAAGACGGCGACCGGCCGGCTCTACTCCGGCGCCGGCCCGCTCGACGTGGTCACGGCCCTGCTGTCGCTGCGCGAGGGTCTCGCCCCGCCTGCGGTCAACGTCTCCCGGGTGCCGGAGCGGTACGGTCTGGACCTCGTCGTCGGCCGGCCCCGGCCGCTGTCCGGCACGGCGGCACTGGTCCTGGCCCGCGGCCACCACGGCTTCAACAGCGCGATGGTGGTGCGGGCCCCCGGGCCCGCCGGCGCCGTCGGGGTCCCGGCCGGGGGGAGGGCGGCGGCGTGA
- a CDS encoding beta-ketoacyl-[acyl-carrier-protein] synthase family protein, whose product MTRRVAITGIGVVAPGGIGTKQFWQTITGGRTATRTITLFDPAPFRSRIAAECDFDAAEQGLSAEDAERLDRAAQFALVALREAVTDSGLEPGPDTAHRTGVSLGSAVGCTQKLEAEYVALSGGGREWLVDHTAASAHLYDHFVPSSMAAELAWEAGAEGPCTVVSAGCTSGLDSVGHAAALIREGSADVMIAGATDAPISPITVACFDAIRATSPRNDDPATALRPFDRTRNGFVLGEGAAVLVLEELTAALRRGAHVYAEIAGYASRGNAYHMTGLRTDGRELAAAVGAALDEARLGPADLGYVNAHGTATKQNDVHETAALKRSLGAHAREIPVSSIKSMIGHSLGAIGSIEVAATALALENCVVPPTANLTEPDPELDLDYVPLHARERPMSAALTVGSGFGGFQSAMVLRRPEGRAA is encoded by the coding sequence GTGACCCGGCGGGTGGCGATCACCGGTATCGGTGTGGTGGCCCCCGGCGGCATCGGCACCAAGCAGTTCTGGCAGACCATCACCGGCGGCCGCACCGCCACCCGGACCATCACCCTCTTCGACCCGGCCCCCTTCCGCTCCAGGATCGCGGCCGAGTGCGACTTCGACGCCGCGGAGCAGGGCCTGAGCGCCGAGGACGCCGAGCGGCTCGACCGGGCCGCGCAGTTCGCCCTGGTCGCGCTGCGCGAGGCCGTCACCGACAGCGGCCTGGAACCCGGCCCCGACACCGCGCACCGCACCGGCGTCAGCCTGGGCAGCGCGGTCGGCTGCACCCAGAAGCTGGAAGCGGAGTACGTGGCCCTGAGCGGCGGCGGACGGGAGTGGCTGGTCGACCACACCGCCGCCAGCGCGCATCTGTACGACCACTTCGTGCCGAGCTCCATGGCCGCCGAGCTCGCCTGGGAGGCCGGCGCCGAGGGCCCCTGCACCGTCGTGTCGGCCGGCTGCACCTCCGGCCTCGACTCGGTCGGGCACGCCGCCGCCCTCATCCGCGAGGGCAGCGCCGACGTGATGATCGCCGGGGCCACCGACGCCCCCATCTCCCCGATCACCGTGGCCTGCTTCGACGCCATCCGGGCCACCTCGCCCCGCAACGACGACCCGGCGACCGCGCTGCGCCCCTTCGACCGCACCCGCAACGGCTTCGTCCTCGGCGAGGGTGCCGCGGTCCTGGTCCTCGAGGAACTCACCGCGGCCCTGCGCCGGGGCGCCCACGTGTACGCCGAGATCGCCGGCTACGCCTCCCGCGGCAACGCGTACCACATGACCGGACTGCGCACGGACGGACGGGAGCTGGCCGCGGCCGTCGGCGCCGCCCTCGACGAGGCCCGGCTCGGGCCCGCCGACCTGGGCTACGTCAACGCCCACGGCACCGCCACCAAGCAGAACGACGTGCACGAGACCGCGGCCCTCAAGCGGAGCCTCGGAGCGCACGCCCGCGAGATCCCGGTGAGCTCCATCAAGTCGATGATCGGGCACTCGCTGGGCGCCATCGGCTCCATCGAGGTCGCCGCCACCGCGCTCGCCCTGGAGAACTGCGTCGTCCCGCCGACCGCCAACCTCACCGAGCCCGACCCGGAACTCGACCTGGACTACGTCCCGCTGCACGCCCGGGAGCGGCCCATGTCGGCCGCGCTCACCGTGGGCAGCGGCTTCGGCGGCTTCCAGAGCGCGATGGTGCTGCGCCGGCCCGAGGGGCGGGCCGCATGA
- a CDS encoding antibiotic biosynthesis monooxygenase family protein, with protein MSAAQPGPASGGPATFVNSFTLRTSPEEFEDVFARTARFMEHQPGFLGYTLVRHLEQPHSYVNIARWTDVAAFRAAVGQAAFRPHAEALRAISTSSSELYLERRSADGEAR; from the coding sequence ATGTCAGCTGCGCAGCCCGGTCCCGCCTCCGGCGGCCCGGCCACCTTCGTCAACAGCTTCACCCTCCGCACCAGCCCGGAGGAGTTCGAGGACGTCTTCGCCCGCACGGCCCGTTTCATGGAGCACCAGCCCGGCTTCCTCGGCTACACCCTCGTACGCCATCTGGAACAGCCGCACAGCTATGTCAACATCGCCCGCTGGACCGACGTCGCCGCCTTCCGGGCCGCCGTCGGGCAGGCCGCCTTCCGGCCGCACGCCGAGGCGCTGCGGGCGATCAGCACCAGCAGCTCCGAGCTCTACCTCGAGCGGCGCAGCGCCGACGGGGAGGCACGGTGA
- a CDS encoding PadR family transcriptional regulator, with protein sequence MSATRLLVLGVVRMHGRAHGYMVRSELLSWGADEWAHIKFGSIYHALRQLAKDGLLKSTDIPDWPGRVDYELTPPGEEEFYRLLRDALRQGNNRPDMLGAALVLLPALSREEAIALLRERIASLSAEQGELVARVDETAGERPQRAHIRELLGLWEHSAASQAHWTEALIGRLEAGAYVMAGDEKDA encoded by the coding sequence ATGTCCGCCACGAGACTGCTCGTCCTGGGAGTCGTGCGGATGCACGGCCGGGCGCACGGCTATATGGTCCGCTCCGAGCTGCTGTCCTGGGGTGCCGACGAATGGGCGCACATCAAGTTCGGCTCGATCTACCACGCGCTGCGGCAGCTGGCCAAGGACGGGCTGCTGAAGTCGACCGACATCCCCGACTGGCCCGGCCGCGTCGACTACGAGCTGACGCCTCCGGGCGAGGAGGAGTTCTACCGGCTGCTGCGTGACGCGCTGCGCCAGGGGAACAACCGGCCGGACATGCTGGGCGCGGCGCTCGTGCTGCTGCCCGCGCTCAGCCGCGAGGAGGCGATCGCGCTGCTGCGCGAGCGCATCGCGTCGCTCTCGGCCGAGCAGGGGGAGCTGGTCGCCAGGGTGGACGAGACGGCCGGGGAGCGGCCGCAGCGGGCCCACATCCGGGAGCTCCTCGGCCTCTGGGAACACAGCGCGGCGAGCCAGGCCCACTGGACCGAGGCGCTGATCGGGCGCCTGGAGGCGGGCGCGTACGTCATGGCGGGGGACGAGAAGGACGCCTGA
- a CDS encoding activator-dependent family glycosyltransferase: MRVLFTTFAAKSHMHAQVNLAWALRAAGHDVRIASHPDLADEITRTGLTAVGVGEELHLDEQMQETQENIGQDVDQLESQAQVGLDMSETRPERLTWDYTLGVFTAMTSVVFQNCCSDQMVDELVEHCRSWQPDLVLWDTLTFAGAIAARATGTPHGRLLFGLDLAGRMRQTFLEQLASRPPELRDDPLREWLTWSLERHGASFDETAVTGDFTVCPLPASMRLPADLHYVPMRYVPYNGQSTVPRWLQEPPKRGRRVCITLGVAHREVLGADRASIGDLLEAVAGLDDVEVVATLNENQLTDFDTLPDNVRAVDFVPLDALLPTCDAVIHHGGSGSFGTAMIHGVPQLIVVDGVWDTINKSRYLEERQAGLYVPGKLSAKGLRELLVRLLEEPVFKHNAEVLRREALAAPAPAQVVPTLERLAAEYRRR; the protein is encoded by the coding sequence ATGCGGGTACTCTTCACCACCTTCGCCGCCAAGTCGCACATGCACGCCCAGGTGAACCTCGCCTGGGCCCTCAGGGCGGCGGGCCACGACGTCAGGATCGCCAGCCACCCCGATCTCGCCGACGAGATCACCCGCACCGGCCTGACCGCCGTCGGGGTCGGGGAGGAACTGCACCTCGACGAGCAGATGCAGGAGACGCAGGAGAACATCGGCCAGGACGTCGACCAGCTGGAAAGCCAGGCGCAGGTCGGTCTCGACATGAGCGAGACCCGCCCCGAGCGGCTCACCTGGGACTACACACTCGGTGTGTTCACGGCCATGACCTCGGTCGTCTTCCAGAACTGCTGCTCGGACCAGATGGTCGACGAGCTGGTGGAGCACTGCCGCTCCTGGCAGCCCGACCTGGTCCTGTGGGACACCCTGACCTTCGCCGGCGCGATCGCCGCCAGGGCCACGGGCACACCGCACGGCCGGCTGCTCTTCGGCCTCGACCTGGCGGGCAGGATGCGCCAGACCTTCCTGGAGCAGCTGGCCTCGCGCCCGCCGGAGCTGCGGGACGACCCGCTGCGCGAGTGGCTCACCTGGAGCCTGGAGCGGCACGGCGCCTCGTTCGACGAGACCGCCGTGACGGGCGACTTCACCGTCTGCCCGCTGCCCGCGTCGATGCGGCTCCCCGCGGACCTGCACTACGTGCCGATGCGGTACGTCCCGTACAACGGCCAGTCCACGGTGCCGCGGTGGCTCCAGGAGCCGCCGAAGCGGGGCCGCCGGGTGTGCATCACCCTCGGTGTGGCGCACCGCGAGGTGCTCGGCGCCGACCGGGCCTCCATCGGCGACCTGCTGGAGGCCGTCGCGGGACTCGACGACGTCGAGGTCGTCGCCACCCTCAACGAGAACCAGCTGACGGACTTCGACACCCTGCCGGACAACGTGCGGGCCGTCGACTTCGTCCCGCTCGACGCGCTGCTGCCCACCTGCGACGCGGTGATCCACCACGGCGGATCGGGCAGCTTCGGCACGGCGATGATCCACGGCGTGCCCCAGCTCATCGTCGTCGACGGCGTCTGGGACACCATCAACAAGTCCCGCTACCTCGAGGAGCGCCAGGCCGGGCTCTACGTGCCCGGCAAGCTCAGCGCCAAGGGACTGCGCGAGCTGCTCGTCCGCCTGCTCGAGGAACCGGTCTTCAAGCACAACGCCGAGGTCCTCAGGCGTGAGGCACTCGCCGCTCCCGCGCCCGCGCAGGTGGTACCCACCCTGGAGCGGCTGGCCGCCGAGTACCGACGCCGGTGA